One Bradyrhizobium sp. CCGB12 genomic window carries:
- a CDS encoding NUDIX hydrolase — translation MAKSSKLVVARKGRVLMVRRRRDGLWMFPGGRRRAGESDRSCLRREIKEELPKLKLGPLKLWKEVKARNRQSGRRMSDAIFLAKKVSGRLKVGDKKEIDRAVWRKPRGARLTATSRYIRDRLFPRRGRR, via the coding sequence ATGGCGAAATCGTCGAAACTGGTGGTCGCAAGAAAAGGCCGCGTCCTCATGGTGAGACGCAGGCGCGACGGGCTCTGGATGTTCCCGGGGGGCCGTCGGCGAGCTGGCGAGAGCGACAGGAGCTGCCTTCGTCGGGAGATCAAGGAGGAGCTTCCCAAGCTGAAGCTTGGGCCGCTGAAACTCTGGAAGGAAGTGAAAGCTAGGAATCGCCAATCGGGCCGCCGGATGAGTGACGCGATTTTCCTGGCAAAGAAGGTGTCAGGTCGTCTGAAGGTGGGCGATAAGAAGGAGATCGATCGAGCGGTTTGGCGCAAGCCGCGTGGCGCCAGATTGACTGCGACCTCGCGCTACATTCGCGATAGGCTGTTTCCAAGGCGAGGGCGTCGCTAA
- a CDS encoding zinc-binding dehydrogenase, with translation MFKQDDFDMRAAVLQDIRDIRVLDIPEPKPVADDELIIRVKAVGVCGSDLHSYLEGGTTGPTSVRPFVLGHEFSGVLTPDSARKAGLSADALVAVDPSIPCGHCEWCHRGHTNLCPNVKFLGYAPHNGAMAEFVCVPRSAVHLVPDSIDPAGAAILETLGVAIHAMDLARPRLLESVAVLGCGPVGLLLVQLARLAGAGKIIAIDPVDQRTALACDLGADVACRSYAGVGDVTEGRGVDLVIEATDSSHGFEHAARCARIGGRVVLVGIPENNQYILSGAESRRKGLSIKFSRRMPEVYPRAIALAQGGRVKLTPLATHRFSLDQTPAAFEQQVERRDGIIKAIICP, from the coding sequence TTGTTCAAGCAGGATGATTTCGACATGCGCGCTGCGGTGCTCCAGGACATTCGCGATATCCGCGTCCTCGATATCCCCGAGCCGAAGCCGGTGGCGGACGATGAGCTCATCATCCGCGTCAAAGCGGTCGGCGTCTGCGGCAGCGATCTGCATTCCTATCTCGAGGGCGGAACAACCGGCCCGACGAGCGTCAGACCGTTCGTGCTGGGCCATGAATTCTCGGGTGTCCTCACGCCGGACTCGGCGCGGAAAGCGGGACTTTCGGCCGACGCGCTGGTGGCCGTCGACCCTTCCATTCCATGCGGCCATTGCGAATGGTGTCACCGCGGCCACACCAATCTCTGTCCCAATGTGAAGTTCCTCGGCTACGCACCACACAACGGCGCGATGGCCGAATTTGTCTGCGTGCCCAGATCCGCGGTGCATCTGGTGCCTGACAGCATCGACCCGGCCGGCGCTGCGATCCTGGAAACACTCGGCGTCGCCATCCATGCCATGGACCTGGCGCGTCCACGGCTTCTGGAATCCGTGGCGGTGCTGGGCTGCGGGCCAGTGGGGCTGTTGTTGGTGCAACTCGCCCGGCTCGCCGGTGCCGGAAAGATCATCGCGATCGACCCGGTCGATCAGCGTACCGCGCTGGCGTGCGACCTCGGCGCGGATGTGGCGTGCCGTAGCTACGCCGGGGTCGGGGACGTCACCGAGGGCCGCGGCGTCGATCTGGTGATCGAGGCGACCGACTCCTCGCACGGCTTTGAGCATGCGGCGCGCTGTGCCCGTATCGGCGGCCGGGTCGTTCTCGTCGGCATTCCCGAGAACAACCAGTACATCCTGAGTGGTGCGGAGTCGCGTCGAAAGGGCCTGTCGATCAAGTTCTCACGTCGCATGCCTGAGGTCTATCCGCGGGCCATCGCGCTCGCGCAGGGAGGGCGCGTCAAGCTCACGCCGCTGGCCACGCATCGCTTTTCGCTCGACCAGACGCCCGCGGCGTTCGAGCAACAGGTCGAGCGACGAGATGGAATCATCAAGGCGATCATTTGCCCGTAG